The following are encoded together in the Flavobacterium sp. TR2 genome:
- a CDS encoding universal stress protein has translation MKRILVPTDFSEHAEDALRVAAQIAKKNNSEIILLHMLELPQQSNDAIMGGTSIPETMLFMKKANETLDEVASREYLEGIPVTEIVKMDKPIHGITQISKDYDINLIVMGSHGSSGVEELLLGSNTEKVVRNSEIPVLVIKKNIPNFNASNIVFASDFSEEAKKPFVKLLNFTKLFDSKLHLVTICTPNSFKPTHVSEKAMSDFVSEFNITNYTTQIYNDTNIEKGIINFSNKIDADVIGMCTHGRTGFAHFFNGSISEGLVNHAVKPVITLKI, from the coding sequence GACGCTCTAAGAGTTGCGGCCCAAATCGCAAAAAAGAACAATTCTGAAATCATTCTTCTTCATATGCTCGAATTGCCACAGCAATCGAATGATGCTATAATGGGCGGAACCAGCATTCCTGAAACTATGCTTTTTATGAAGAAAGCAAACGAAACACTAGACGAAGTTGCCTCTAGAGAATATCTAGAAGGAATTCCGGTAACTGAAATTGTAAAAATGGACAAGCCTATACACGGCATTACGCAAATAAGCAAAGATTATGACATTAACCTAATTGTCATGGGATCTCATGGCTCTTCTGGGGTTGAAGAATTACTATTAGGCTCTAACACAGAAAAAGTGGTCAGAAACTCAGAAATACCTGTTTTAGTCATCAAGAAAAATATTCCAAATTTTAATGCATCCAACATTGTTTTTGCATCTGATTTTTCAGAAGAAGCAAAAAAACCATTTGTAAAACTTTTAAACTTCACCAAATTATTTGATTCAAAACTACATTTAGTAACCATTTGCACGCCTAACAGCTTTAAACCAACTCACGTAAGCGAAAAAGCAATGAGCGATTTTGTTAGCGAATTCAATATCACCAATTACACCACGCAAATCTATAACGACACCAATATTGAAAAAGGAATTATTAATTTCTCTAATAAAATAGACGCAGATGTAATTGGAATGTGCACACATGGCAGAACTGGTTTTGCTCACTTTTTTAACGGAAGCATAAGCGAAGGACTGGTTAATCACGCTGTCAAACCTGTTATTACATTAAAAATCTAA
- a CDS encoding helix-turn-helix domain-containing protein: MSIKPNTKPKILYSCYYSRSREGEHFIPEHVFSYQISGEMIASDSKSTFHSKPGDFRFSRRNHLAKFTKIPPEGGEFRTVSLFLDQEILREISKDYNLKADKKADTDAMFSLAPNPLYKSFMESLISYLEVEEENNEALFNLKIKEAIHLLLKINPELKDILFDFNEPGKIDLEAFMNKNFHFNVQMHRFAYLTGRSLATFKRDFQKIFQQTPGKWLLNKRLQEAYYLISQGNPPSEVYIGVGFEDLSHFSFSFKKKFGIVPSSLNHK, translated from the coding sequence ATGAGCATCAAACCAAATACAAAGCCAAAAATTCTCTACTCGTGCTATTATTCACGCAGTCGAGAAGGCGAGCATTTTATACCTGAACACGTTTTTAGCTATCAAATTTCTGGCGAAATGATCGCTTCAGACAGTAAAAGCACCTTTCATTCCAAACCGGGAGATTTCCGCTTCAGCAGAAGAAACCATTTGGCAAAATTCACCAAAATACCGCCAGAAGGAGGCGAATTTAGAACCGTTTCACTTTTTTTGGATCAAGAAATCTTAAGAGAAATCAGCAAGGACTACAATTTGAAAGCCGACAAAAAAGCCGATACAGATGCTATGTTTTCACTAGCTCCTAATCCGCTCTACAAATCTTTCATGGAATCGCTCATATCTTATCTTGAAGTTGAAGAAGAAAACAATGAGGCTTTGTTCAATTTAAAAATCAAAGAAGCCATCCATCTCTTATTGAAAATAAATCCAGAATTAAAAGATATTTTATTTGATTTTAACGAGCCTGGCAAAATTGACTTGGAAGCTTTTATGAACAAAAATTTCCATTTCAATGTCCAAATGCACCGATTTGCCTATCTTACAGGAAGAAGCTTAGCAACATTTAAGAGAGATTTTCAGAAAATTTTCCAGCAGACTCCCGGAAAATGGCTTTTAAACAAAAGGCTTCAAGAAGCTTATTATTTAATCAGCCAAGGAAATCCGCCATCAGAAGTATATATTGGTGTTGGCTTTGAAGATCTTTCGCATTTTTCATTTTCATTTAAAAAGAAATTCGGAATCGTCCCTTCTTCTTTAAATCACAAATAG
- a CDS encoding aldehyde dehydrogenase family protein encodes MKIIDKIYINGEFVTPNGTEHFDLISPTTNEKLGKVRLGNTEDTQKAIEAAQNAFKTFSKTTTTERIQYLKNIRSSVEKRKDDFINIMTEEYGGTFQFASVSYDYMLKSFDSAINLLNSYSFIKTMGESEVQMTPIGVVGIIIPWNSSNGFICSKLSTAIAAGCTTVIKPSEMSAQQTQLITECLHEANLPKGVFNIVNGLGEIVGAEISRNPDIAKISFTGSTNVGKIIAKEAVNTMKRVTLELGGKSPNIILDDADFSKAIPLAIGAAFMNSGQACIAGTRLLIPEDRLEEAKLLIKETIPSFIVGDPKNPNTAVGPMVSTKQYNRVQDYIQTGINEGAEILAGGLGKPEGLENGNFVKPTVFINVNNQMRIAREEIFGPVLSIITYKTEEEAIEIANDTTYGLQAYISSSDSERAYHVASQINAGRVQINGISHDPMAPFGGFKQSGIGREFGTIGLEAYLEPRALIQPK; translated from the coding sequence ATGAAAATAATAGACAAAATTTACATTAATGGAGAATTTGTTACTCCAAATGGAACTGAACACTTCGATTTAATCAGCCCTACGACAAACGAAAAATTAGGAAAAGTCCGCTTAGGCAACACGGAAGACACTCAAAAAGCAATCGAAGCGGCCCAAAATGCTTTCAAAACTTTCTCAAAAACAACAACCACAGAAAGAATCCAATATCTTAAAAACATCAGATCTTCTGTTGAAAAAAGAAAAGACGACTTTATCAATATAATGACAGAAGAATACGGAGGAACATTTCAGTTTGCAAGCGTAAGCTATGATTATATGCTAAAAAGTTTTGATTCTGCAATCAATCTTCTTAACTCTTACAGCTTTATCAAAACAATGGGAGAATCTGAAGTTCAAATGACACCAATTGGCGTAGTCGGAATCATCATTCCGTGGAATTCAAGCAACGGCTTCATCTGCAGCAAATTATCTACAGCAATCGCAGCAGGATGCACGACTGTAATTAAACCTAGCGAAATGAGCGCTCAACAGACTCAACTGATCACCGAATGCCTTCACGAAGCAAATCTTCCAAAAGGCGTATTCAATATTGTAAACGGATTAGGAGAAATTGTCGGCGCCGAAATAAGCAGAAACCCTGACATCGCCAAAATATCTTTTACAGGATCTACAAACGTTGGAAAAATAATTGCAAAAGAAGCGGTCAACACCATGAAAAGAGTTACTCTTGAACTTGGCGGAAAATCTCCAAACATCATTCTAGACGATGCTGATTTTTCAAAAGCTATTCCACTTGCCATTGGCGCAGCATTTATGAACAGCGGACAAGCCTGTATTGCCGGAACCAGATTACTAATTCCAGAAGACAGATTAGAAGAAGCTAAACTTCTCATCAAAGAAACGATTCCAAGCTTTATTGTTGGCGACCCTAAAAATCCAAATACCGCAGTCGGGCCAATGGTCAGCACAAAACAATACAATCGCGTTCAAGATTATATTCAGACTGGAATCAATGAAGGCGCAGAGATATTAGCTGGCGGACTTGGAAAACCTGAAGGGCTAGAAAACGGAAATTTTGTCAAGCCAACTGTTTTCATCAATGTAAATAACCAAATGCGAATTGCAAGAGAGGAAATATTCGGACCTGTTTTATCCATCATCACTTACAAAACTGAAGAAGAAGCCATTGAAATCGCAAACGACACCACTTACGGACTACAGGCTTACATAAGCTCATCCGACTCAGAAAGAGCTTATCATGTCGCTTCGCAAATTAATGCAGGCCGTGTTCAGATTAATGGAATTAGCCACGATCCAATGGCTCCTTTTGGCGGATTTAAGCAATCTGGAATTGGGCGCGAGTTTGGAACCATTGGATTAGAAGCTTATCTGGAACCAAGAGCATTAATTCAGCCAAAATAA